In the Triticum aestivum cultivar Chinese Spring chromosome 2B, IWGSC CS RefSeq v2.1, whole genome shotgun sequence genome, TGTTATTTTGAGATTCGAAGAAGCAAGCAAGTTTTTCATATAGCTGTTTCCTGTGTAGTGATCTCTGTTCGTGGAGATCATGAGGCCCCTGATACCCTGTGGTACGGGGGGGGGTATACCGGACCAGGTAACCAGAAGATAAGGCCACTCGGCAAGACTAGACTAGTTTAACACGGCTATCTAGTGGAACACTATATATATAGGACTTGTAGAGCTTGAAAAAGCTTGTTTTGGTCTTTTTTCTCTTTTCTGGGCACTGAACTTCATAGACAGACTTACCAATTGATGAGCCAAAGTAGCAAATTTCTTCTTCCTGGGAGGGGCGGACTCTACGTTGGTAGATCAAACTTTCATTTCTTCCTTCCATTTCATCTGTTCAAGTAGTCTCCTTTTCAAGTAGATACGCTTTGATACTAGACTGGTGTGCTAAAAGGCGTGAATGCAAATAAAAAACATCCCCTGGATAAGCCTCACGGCCGGGACTTAATAGAAGGGACATTTGGCGATAAGCTTGTGCCTGTTTGGAGAGATCATCATAAATTATAAAGTATGCCGTTCGCGGTCAAGTGAGAGACAATTGGTTTCAACTGTGTCGTCGGGGTTGTATTCTTAGACCTGCCAGGTGGGAGGAACCACCGTTCTGCTCTTGGTCTTGGAGCATCAGTGTCATCAGTTCACCCAAGATCAGCAGGACAAATAACTACTAGGTTTGTGCCAGAAAAGCGTCTTGCGTGACGGGGAAAGAGTGGAAAAAGAAAGAGATTCATCAGCCATGGAATCTGACAGGTACCGGTATTGAACAGAGGGGGCTGTTCACAAAGCATCCCATGGATGGTAATGGTGCTTCCTGAGCTGCTGTTCCTACTCCTTTGGCTGGTGCCAAATCAGGTGACTTTGAAGTTGAAGCTTGCCCGCAGAACGATGTAACCATGCTGGTAGTACTATGATTGCCTTAGAGCGCAGATGTCTCTGTCCCTAGGAACGTGATGCTTAGGTGCGAGGTGAAACACAAGTAGGAGATCGAGAAAAGAAATCATACGGATTGCAACCTACAGATGAAGAATCTGCTTCATTGTTCCCACCATCTATATCAGATGTTTAATAAGAATAGGAATCGAATAAGCTACTGATTGACTGAGGAAGCATTTGAAAAGAAAGGAAGGGTGATGCTTGTTAAACAAAGCTGCGTGTGGGGCCGCCACATATAGCTGTAGTTTCTGATGTAGCATCGGTTATTTCCGTTATTTCTGTAGTAGCATCGGTTATTGCTCAGGTTACGAATGACCCAATCCATCTATGGCAACCACCCCTACTTTTAGTAGATGGAGATGCGCACCTAGAAAAGACGGATGAAAGAGAACCTGCCCTTCTGACTTCTTCTCTTGTCTGTCCTTTACGCAAAGCGATCTATGGTCTCAACAAGCCCCGATAGTGTCGGTTTTTGAAGTTCAGCACAGTGGTTATGTTATCCAGGCAGGGTTTGCTCGGAGTGATCATGATTCGGCCATGTTCGTATCAGTTTATCCTCGAGGATGTGCTATTCTGttgttgtatgttgatgatatcaaaCTGACTGGTGATTACTCCGTTACCATATCGCTGATCAAGTGTCGCCTTCATCAATTATTTGCTATGAAGGCGCTGACGCGCCCTAAGCCTTTTCTTGGCTTGGAGGTCGCACATTCTCCTCGTGGATATTTGGTATCTCAGATCAAATAACGTCATGACTTGATCACTTGAGCTCGACTCAATGATGAGAAGACTGTTGACAATTAGGCGATAAAAAGACGGAGGCCCCTCTCCCTTGATATTGGCTCGAGGGGCCAAATGACATAGTTATTTGGTCTACAGAAATACACGTCTTTTTGCGTTAAGGCGGAGCAGTCAGGTAACGAACTGGAATTAGAAACCGGCTAATGTTACTTTTCCTTTTCAGCTTCAGAGTTGCAAACCAGCAGACCTTACTTTCTGAAAAAGACAGAAGTACGTAAACTGATCCTATTTCAGATCTAGAATTGCATTCAAACTTAGGCCGTTTTGAATTGACATAGCTTGACCTGTGAACTCTCAGCGCGTACGACAGTTGCTTCGACAAACATTCGATAGACTAGCTTTCGAAGTGCCATGATCCTATCAAGTAAAATCATCCCCCGGGGATAACGGCCACTGCAAGGCTACCCGCCTTATCACACTTTCCCTGAATGTAAGTTGCTTAGTCAACCAGGAAGATCATGGCAGCTAGACTAATTTGAGATTAGATCAGTGTCATCTGTAGCTCCCTGGTAATGAACTGAAAAAGAGACTGCTCACCGCTGAGATCAAGATGGCATAGGTTGTGGTTCTTCTCCAGTGTAGGCTAGCTGCTGGAACCCACCGAATTCAAATCCGAGTTCGGAGCGGGCGCGTACCATTACCACTACGTTCCACACCATTTTCTGGCCTTCATGCCAAGTCTTCCTCCGCCGCCAACTCGACATCGTCGTAACCAATTTCAACCAAACCTCCATGCTCACTGGTACTTTGACGTCACTATAGGTAGGTCTCCGTGGGTCTTGGGCAAGACGACTTCGGTTCACACGTGAAAGTGCTTCGAAAGGCACCAGCTCCCAATGGTGAAATTCTTGCTGAAAGCACAGCTACATGCTAGCACTCAATCAAGTAGTAGCGCTGGCACGTCACTCGGTGGCAATTTCTCCTTAGGCGCATGTCTCATCAACAGAAAACGAGGGTTTCACTCGTTATAGGACTTGACCAAACATCTCATGACACGGGCTGACGACATCCATGCAGCACCTGTATGAAAGTCAGTACCATCCTGTTAAGGACAGGTTTTGTTGTTCATATGTCAAGGGGTGGTAAGGTTTTGCGCGTTGTATCgaattaaaccacatgctccaccGCTTATGCAGGCCCCCATCAATTCTTTTGAGTTTCGGTCTTGCGACCGTACTACCTAGGCGGAGTGTTTCACGCGTTAGCTGGGCCCCTGATCCGCGTAGACCAAGGGCGAACACTCATCGTTTACGGCATGGACTACCAGGGTATCTAATCCTGTTCGCTTCCCATGCTTTCGCACCCCAGCGTCGGTAGGGACCCAGAGAGCTGCCTTCGCTTTTGGCGTTCCTTCGTAGATCTACGGATTTCATCCCTACACACGAAATTCCACTCGCCTCTGTCTCACTCAAGTGAATTGGTTTCGAGAGCATTCCGCCACTTTTTGGCGACTTTCACTTTCAACCCGATTCACCGCCTACGTGCCCTTTACGCCAAGTCATTCCAAAGAACACTTGCCCCCCCCCCCGTCTTACCGCGGCTGCTGGCATGGAGTTAGCCGGGGCTTCTTCCTCGAGTCTTGTCATGATCGCGCACTCGACGAAAGAGCTTTAcaagtggcattgccctttttcacTCACGCGATATTGCTGGATCGGGATTTTGCCCATTGTCCAAGATTCCCCACTGCTGCCCCCTGTGGGAGTCCGGGCCGTGTCTCAGTCCCAGTGTGGCTGATCATCCGAAAAGACCAGCTAAGCATCATTGGCTTGGTCAGCCTTTACCTGAACAACTACCTAATACTACGCAGGCTCATCAAACAGCGCTTTTGAGCTTTCTTCAGGATTTGGCCCGAACTGTTCGGCAGATTCCCACGCGTTAGACACCCATTCGCCACTTTGTTCTCAACTATTCCGATTCCAGCAAACGGAGGTCGTTAGGTCAAAGCCGTAGCGCGCGCCCTGTAGTTTTGAAGCAGGGTGAGACAACTTTAGCTAGGAGCCTCTTTTCCTTCTGCCCAGATCCCCGAAAACAACGTTCGACTTGATGATATAGCCAATCATAAGCCAATATAACATCATTGTTTTCCAATTTCAGTAGCTTGAAGGTGTCTCGAAATGTGTGCCCTTTAATAAGTAGTATCTGCAGTGTAAGCTCTAGTAGTTaattgacctcctccagccactTTGACAGTAAACAAATGTTTCTAACTCTCATATAAGTGAAGCCCACACCACCATAATATTTAGGGGTGCATAGGTGTTCCTATCTGAGCATGTGAAATTTCTTCTTCTTACTCCCAGTAGAAGTGATTTCTTATTGTATCAACTTTTTTCTGTATTTCGACAGGCAAAGTGTAGCAACCCAGAAGGTACATAGGGACATTTGTTAAACATGCATTGATCACTATATCTCTTCCTCCATAAGAGAAATGTTTGCATTGCCAAGAGTCCAACTTCTTTTCTACCttttaattaaaaaaatcattAGAAGAGATCTTGTCTTTGCTGATTGGTAATCCCAGATATTATATTTTATTGGAAATTTTCCTATCTCACAGTTATATCAGCTACCCTCTGCTCCTCCTCTACACTCAACCCTACTGTGAAAATATCACTCTTCAAGTAATTGACTTTCATGCCAGACATTTCCTCTAAGATTAGCAAATGCAGTTTTCCTGTCCCTCAAGTGGAGTATTTAGGGGATGTTATCTAAGGATAGGGTCTATCTACAGACCCCCACAAAATAGTTGCCATCAAAGAATGGCCAGCACCTAAGACTATCACTCAGTTGAGGAGTTTTCTTGGTATGGCTGCAGAAAAAGAAGATTTTTCAAGAATTATGGGATAAATTCTAGGCCACTTCATGACTGTCTAAAAAAAGAATCATTCCAGTGGTCAGATGCTCAAATTGAGGCCTTCAGATACATCCGAGCTGCCCAAGGATATGGTCTGTGTACCGATCTGCTAGGATAAGGGGGAGATCCTAGTACTCAAAAGGCTGGGTAAATTTCGAAATTAAGCGGAGGAAATCCACCTATAAGAGAGTAATAGAAAGTAAGGCCTTCCAGAGCCTATCTAACATAGACATACATGCGAATGAGGACACAGAAATAAATGGACGTCGATCTGGTACTGAAATTGCATAGCAAAAATGCAATATGTTCATACTTGATGAAACACACATCATCCAATTCATGATTTAAGAACAAGAGAACGAGATATTGACTTTTTTTACATCTTTAACTACATTCTCACATTTCTTTTTTGATCTCATGACTTTTTATGCGATCGGAAAATGAATGAGATCAGAAAGGCCATCATTGGGGCAAATAATGCAATAGCTTCGGTGAGAGCAAATCCCAAAATGGCATAACCAAATGATTGTTTAGCCAATGATGGATTTCGCACCACGGAATGAATCAAATAACTGAGGACATTTCCAATACCGACAGTAGCTCCGGCTAAAGCAATTGTAGCAGCTCCGGCACCTATTGATTTAGCACCTTCTAACATCTCGAGTCGAGAAAACACTTTTCTTGTCACGTTTTTCCTTAGCTGTTCTTTCTTGGATTTCTTGTTGATGATTCGAAGTACTTGGGCCTGCACCTCCATAATTTTCAATTATTGGGTTATGCGGACCACTAATTTGATACATATTATCACAATTTGCAAGGCTTGTTATATATTCAAGAAAATGAGCTGTGGATTGAAAATCATCAGGTATAGGTAATCATCAGCCCCGCTGGAGCCATGCTACTTCTTCTTGTTCAAACAGGTTCTCGAGCAGCAGTCAAATTGACTTCCCCTGCTTGAGCGTAATGCCCGCCCCTAGTGTGGTGGAAAAAGCCTCGTTTTCTATTCCTTTTAAAGCTGCTGATGCGAGCTACCAAACAAACAAGATTAGTACAAAAAGCCACAACTAGCACTAGCTTTCGTGATTGCTTCTTTCTCCAAAATATCACTACAGACAAGATGAGCTAATAGAAAAAGTTAGGGCAACCGTTTAAGGTCTTTAATTCGGCATTAACTTCGTTAGAGAAAGCCATGCGTGAACTGCAAAGCATGGGATCCTGAAC is a window encoding:
- the LOC123044959 gene encoding ATP synthase subunit 9, mitochondrial-like; its protein translation is MEVQAQVLRIINKKSKKEQLRKNVTRKVFSRLEMLEGAKSIGAGAATIALAGATVGIGNVLSYLIHSVVRNPSLAKQSFGYAILGFALTEAIALFAPMMAFLISFIFRSHKKS